From the uncultured Methanobrevibacter sp. genome, the window TTTGATTCAAAGGAAGCTCAGGATTATTTAAAAGCTATGTATGCTGCTGCTAATTATGCATGGGCAAATAGACAAATGATGACTCATTGGATAAGAGAAACATTTGAAAATGTATTGGGTAAATCTGCCAAAGAAATGAAAATGAATATTGTTTATGATGTAGCTCATAACATTGCTAAACAGGAAACACATAAATTCAAAGGCAATGATATGAAAGTAGTTGTACACAGAAAAGGAGCTACTCGTGCATTTGGTCCTGGAAGAGATGAAATCCCTGAAAAATATAGGGAAGTTGGACAGCCAGTATTAATTCCTGGGACTATGGGAACTGCATCTTATGTTTTACATGGAACTCAAAAAGCTATGGATGAAACATTTGGATCTACTGCACATGGTGCTGGAAGAGTTCTTTCAAGATCACAGGCTAAAAAAGATTATGCTCCGGAAGATATCAAAAATGATTTAGCTGTAAATGGTGTTAAAATCAGAGCAACTACTGAAAATGTAATAGCTGAAGAAGCACCTGGAGCATATAAAGATGTTGATAGTGTAGTTAGAGTATCTGATAGTACTGGAATAGCTAAACTTGTTGCAAAAGTAAAACCATTAGCAGTTACAAAAGGATAGATAATATGATTGGAATTATTGGTGGAAGTGGAGTTTATGAAATAACTCAAAAAGCAGATAGTCTTGAAAAAAAATTAATAAAAACAGAATATGGGGATGTTGAAGTTTCTATTTTGGATATTTTCAATAAAAAAGTAGCTTTTATTCCAAGACATGCTGCAGGACATAGTATTCCTCCACATAAAATCAATTTTAGAGCTAATATTGATGCACTTAAAGAAGTTGGAGTTACACAAATAATAGCTACTAATTCTGTAGGATCCATGAATTTAGATATGTCTCCAGGTTCTTTTGTTATTCCTGATGACTTTTTAGACTTCACTGAAAATAGGGATAAAACATACTATGAAAATCAAGTGGTTCATATTGATGTGAGTGAACCATACTGTAATCGTTTAAAAGAAGTGATATCTAGTTGTGGTGAAGTTATTGTTGGTGGGACTTATGTATGTACTCAAGGTCCTAGATTTGAAACTCCTGCTGAAATTAAAATGTTTAAAATTCTTGGTGGGGATTTAGTAGGTATGACGGGGGTTCCTGAAGTAACTCTTGCTCGTGAAAGGGCGATTTGTTATAATTCAATTTGTATAGTTTCAAATTATGCATCAGGTATTTCTGAAGATAATTTAACTATTGATGAAGTATTTGAAACAGTTAAAGCAAAAGAAAAAGAATTATTGGATTTAATATATGATGTTATTAAAAAATTAGATGATTGTGACTGCAGTTGTCATCATGCATTAAATGGTGCTGAAGTTTAAATTAATATTATGGAGTTGGTATTATGGTGAAAGTTATATTGTTAAATGCTAGTCCGAGAGTTAATAGTAATACTCAAGATGTTTTGGAAATTTGTGCTAAAGAGATAGAAAAAAATGGTGTTGAAACTGAAATCATATCATTGAGAGGAAAACAAATTCAATCTTGCATAGCATGTAATGCATGTAGTGAAGCTGGAAATTGTGTTTTAGATGATGGATTGGCTGAAATCATTGAAAAAATTAGAAATGCTGAAGGATTTATTCCAGCAGCTCCAGTTTACTTTGGAACAGCAAGAGGAGATATAATGGCTGCCCTTCAAAGAATTGGTAAAGTTTCAAGAGGTGGAGATAAATTCTTGGAATGGATGGTTGGAGGCCCAATTGCTGTTGCAAGGCGTGGAGGTCAAACTTTAACATTACAGGAAATGGCAATGTTCTTCCCAATTAATAATATGATAATGGCTGGAAGTACTTATTGGAATATGGTGTTTGCAGGTCCTGAAGGCACAGCTTTAAATGATGATGAAGGAATAAATACTATTCGTTTATTTGGTGAAAATGTTGCTAAAATAATTAAAAAATTAGTTGATTAAAATGAGAATTGCTCTTGCATCTTCAAATGGAAAAACTGTAGATTTACATTTGGGAAAAGCTGTATCATTAGTTATTTATGATATACTTGATGATGAATCTAATTTTGTTGAAACAAGAAATATAAATATTGATAAAGAAGCCAAACATCAGGGTGGAGAGGTTATTAATGAATGCAGTGATTGTGATGTTATAATAGCTACTCAGTATGGTTTTAAATCTAAAATTAAAGCAGAAGATGCTGGAATTAAATTGGTTGGTGATGAAGGTCCTGTTGAAGATGTTTTACAAAGATATCTTGCTCACTATAAATTTATGAATAGTTAAATTTCTTCATTTTTAACAACTTTTATATATTATTAACCTATATTAATATTATGAATGAATTATGTACAATTGTATTAGGGGTGCTTATTGCACTGGTGATATTTTCTATCTGTGGATAATATGGAGAATAAAAAGAATATTTGGATATTAATTATAGTATTAACGATTTATATATTGAATCAGCTATTTTTAAAACATTTGGGGATTTTATTTTTTAATAATCACTTAAATGATTTATTAGCTGTACCATTATTCTTTGCATTAATAAATACTATTTCTTTGTATAATACAAATAAACAGGTAACTTCTTTAAAATATTTAATTTTTATTACTATATTATTGGCATTTTTAGGAGAATATGTTGCTATCTATTTAAGGCCAGGTAGTGTTTCTGATTGGTGGGATGTTTTATGTTATTTTATAGGAATGTTTGTATATTATTTAATTATAAATATAGAACATGAAACTGATTAGGCCCATATAGTTCAGATGGTAGAACGATTGACTCGTAATCAATAGGTCTGGGGTTCGACTCCCCATATGGGCTTTTTTTTAAATAATTAATTTTGAGGTTTTAGTATGGAATCTAAAGATTTAATTATAATAGTTTGTGCAATTATTGCTGGAGCATGTATTATAGCATTAATAACGGTTTTTGTTGGTGATATGCATGATGATACAAAAGACATGGTATCTACTAATTGTACTGCTGAAAATGTAGTTAATGATACGACTGCAAGTACTACGAATGAGGATTCTCAATCAGAATCACAATCTGACTCTGGAGTTTATATTGTAAGTGAGGTAGTAAAATATAATTATCAAGCTGATGATGGTAGTTATTATCGTGAAGTAACTTATTCTGATGGGGGTTCTAGACAGTATAATACTTCTAGTGGAAATTTAATTGGATCTTCTTACAGTTCAGACCAAAAATATTTGCCTACTATGTATTAAATGGGGATAAGGAGTTTTAACACTCCTTATTTTCCAGCTAGTGCTACTGGAGCATATTTTGCAATTAACTCTTTTTGTTTTAATGAGTTTTTGCTTGATTTTTTATTATTTTTAAATAATTTCATTTGACTGTTTATATAACCTTCTTTTTCAATCATTTTCAACAATTTTTTTCCATATGTTAAGTGAGGATTTTCAATTCTTGCTTTCATTTGATTTAAAAGAAAATGTTCATTGATGTTTAATTGATTGAGTACATAATCCATTTCATTAATTAGCTCTAAAGCCCATTTTTTTAAGGTTATTTCATCACCATCCTTAATCAATCTCATATTTTCATCATATGCTCGTTCAGCACTTCGTTCTTCATTTATTATACTTTCTTTTTGCCAATTTACATAATCTGATTCATCTTTAATGAGCATATATAAAATGAATAAATGTAAGAACTTCATATCAATTTTCGGCATACCCCATTTATAAAAAGGGTTTATATCTAAAGTTCTTATTTCAATATACTCAATACCATCCTTTTTTAAAGATTCTAATAAATCTAAAGGATTTTTAGGTTTCAATCGGATTTGTGTATATAATTCTTTTGGTTTTGAAAGTATTCCAGTATTTATGTACTTTTGAACATCATGAGTAAATTCCTCAACTGTTTTGTAAGAGGGATATAAGTGCTTTTTATTTTTATAACCACATGATGCATTTCTAAATGAAGGTCCATTTTTACTATAAAAACTACCTTTGAAGTCTTTTTTATTCATTAGGTGTATACATTCGGGAGAAAATGTCTTATGAGCACCTATTGAACATCCTGTAAGATAAATTATAAGCCACACATGTCTTAAATAATTACGGGCTATTTTTAAATAGACTTCATTTTTAAATTCTTTGTATGTATAGTTTGTTTTTGTTTTTTTGTATAATTTTTTTATTATGTCTTCTTTAAATGAAAAATTGAAATGTACTCCAGAGATCAACTGTTTTTGAACACCATATTTTCTAGCTAATTTTTTTCTATAGTTTTCATTGTCTTTATTTGTTTCATCATACTTTGCAATAGGGATTTTATCGAAGTATGGAAGAATACATGGGAGAGATTGAAACCATAGATATTCATCTTCAGGAAGTGAAATATTTACAAGGTCAGATAGTAATGTAAAAATTTCATAGGCTTCATCAATAGAATCAAAGGTTGGAGTTATGATTTCTATTTGACTTTCTGAAAAATCTGTTGTGATAAAAGGATTACTAGATTTATCTCCAAAAACAGAAGGATGGGGCCTAAGAGACAATTTTCCATCAGAATATGCTCTTAGGCTTTCCCACTCAATACCAAATGAGCCTTTTAACAATTCTTCACTTGTTAAATGTTTGTTAATGTTACTTAAACAAAAGGGATTCATGCTGTACCTCTTAATCTACCATATTCTTTTATAAGTTTTTCTAAATGGATTCCTTTTTTTATTGATTTTAACATATCTTTTCCAGGGTTTGTTTGATTTTTAACCGTTTATATAAAGGTTTTAAGAATTTTTCTTCACCTTTCCCACGTTTTTCAAGACCTTCTTTAGATAAATCAAGAACTTCTTTAGCTAGTTTATAAGCATCATTTTTATTTATAAAGCTTGGTAGGTTTTCTTTAATTAATAATTTACGAAGTTCATTAGCTGTGTAACCTTTATGATAAAGTATATTGTCAGTTTCAATTAATTCATTTAAATTATCAAGATTATGTTTAAGCCCTAAATGAAAAGCAGCTACGCTCATAGAATCTTGAATTGGCTGAGTACACACACTTCTAAATTCAATTGTTCCTCTAAATGTTAAATTAATAAATTTAAATGCTCTTAAATAATTAATGTCATTTAGGGATGGTTTTATTTCAATACTTTCATAATCATGCCCATTATAAAATTCTCCTTTTACGGTTTTTTGTTTAAAGTAATCTTGTAAATTCATT encodes:
- a CDS encoding flagellar protein, FliL, yielding MESKDLIIIVCAIIAGACIIALITVFVGDMHDDTKDMVSTNCTAENVVNDTTASTTNEDSQSESQSDSGVYIVSEVVKYNYQADDGSYYREVTYSDGGSRQYNTSSGNLIGSSYSSDQKYLPTMY
- a CDS encoding glutamate--cysteine ligase, giving the protein MNPFCLSNINKHLTSEELLKGSFGIEWESLRAYSDGKLSLRPHPSVFGDKSSNPFITTDFSESQIEIITPTFDSIDEAYEIFTLLSDLVNISLPEDEYLWFQSLPCILPYFDKIPIAKYDETNKDNENYRKKLARKYGVQKQLISGVHFNFSFKEDIIKKLYKKTKTNYTYKEFKNEVYLKIARNYLRHVWLIIYLTGCSIGAHKTFSPECIHLMNKKDFKGSFYSKNGPSFRNASCGYKNKKHLYPSYKTVEEFTHDVQKYINTGILSKPKELYTQIRLKPKNPLDLLESLKKDGIEYIEIRTLDINPFYKWGMPKIDMKFLHLFILYMLIKDESDYVNWQKESIINEERSAERAYDENMRLIKDGDEITLKKWALELINEMDYVLNQLNINEHFLLNQMKARIENPHLTYGKKLLKMIEKEGYINSQMKLFKNNKKSSKNSLKQKELIAKYAPVALAGK
- the mtnP gene encoding S-methyl-5'-thioadenosine phosphorylase — translated: MIGIIGGSGVYEITQKADSLEKKLIKTEYGDVEVSILDIFNKKVAFIPRHAAGHSIPPHKINFRANIDALKEVGVTQIIATNSVGSMNLDMSPGSFVIPDDFLDFTENRDKTYYENQVVHIDVSEPYCNRLKEVISSCGEVIVGGTYVCTQGPRFETPAEIKMFKILGGDLVGMTGVPEVTLARERAICYNSICIVSNYASGISEDNLTIDEVFETVKAKEKELLDLIYDVIKKLDDCDCSCHHALNGAEV
- a CDS encoding NifB/NifX family molybdenum-iron cluster-binding protein; translated protein: MRIALASSNGKTVDLHLGKAVSLVIYDILDDESNFVETRNINIDKEAKHQGGEVINECSDCDVIIATQYGFKSKIKAEDAGIKLVGDEGPVEDVLQRYLAHYKFMNS
- a CDS encoding flavodoxin family protein; this translates as MVKVILLNASPRVNSNTQDVLEICAKEIEKNGVETEIISLRGKQIQSCIACNACSEAGNCVLDDGLAEIIEKIRNAEGFIPAAPVYFGTARGDIMAALQRIGKVSRGGDKFLEWMVGGPIAVARRGGQTLTLQEMAMFFPINNMIMAGSTYWNMVFAGPEGTALNDDEGINTIRLFGENVAKIIKKLVD